From Streptomyces fungicidicus, one genomic window encodes:
- a CDS encoding 4-carboxy-4-hydroxy-2-oxoadipate aldolase/oxaloacetate decarboxylase — translation MSGVVVTNPPKAEAEDVEALAGYGVATISEAMGRTGLLGPGIRPIQQGVRVAGTAVTVLSWPGDNLMIHAAVEQCGEGDILVVTTTSPSTDGMFGELFATALRRRGVRGLVIDAGIRDTQELRELGFAAWSRAVSAQGTVKATGGSVNVPVAVDGRVIRPGDVIVADDDGVVVVPRESARRVAEASEAREKKEAASRAAFIEGQLGLDRYGLRERLKELGVTYRSYDEYTAGGRP, via the coding sequence ATGAGCGGCGTCGTCGTCACCAACCCCCCCAAGGCCGAAGCCGAGGACGTCGAGGCGCTCGCCGGATACGGCGTGGCCACGATCAGTGAGGCCATGGGCCGCACCGGGCTGCTCGGACCGGGGATACGGCCCATCCAGCAGGGCGTACGCGTCGCGGGCACCGCGGTCACCGTGCTCTCCTGGCCCGGCGACAACCTGATGATCCACGCCGCCGTGGAGCAGTGCGGCGAGGGCGACATCCTGGTCGTCACCACCACCTCCCCGTCCACCGACGGCATGTTCGGCGAACTGTTCGCCACCGCGCTGCGACGGCGCGGCGTGCGCGGCCTGGTCATCGACGCGGGCATCCGCGACACCCAGGAGCTGCGCGAGCTGGGCTTCGCAGCCTGGTCCCGCGCGGTCTCCGCGCAGGGCACCGTGAAGGCCACCGGCGGTTCGGTCAACGTGCCGGTCGCGGTCGACGGCCGGGTGATCCGCCCCGGTGACGTGATCGTCGCCGACGACGACGGCGTGGTGGTCGTGCCCCGCGAGAGCGCCCGGCGGGTCGCCGAGGCCTCCGAGGCCCGCGAGAAGAAGGAGGCCGCCTCGCGCGCCGCCTTCATCGAGGGGCAACTCGGCCTGGACCGCTACGGACTGAGGGAGAGGCTGAAGGAACTCGGCGTCACCTACCGGTCGTACGACGAGTACACCGCGGGGGGACGGCCGTGA
- a CDS encoding 4-oxalomesaconate tautomerase — translation MTGGEEVRCTLMRGGTSKGAYFLAGDLPADAAARDALLLRIMGSPDPRQIDGLGGGHPLTSKVAVVSRSADPDADVDYLFLQVAVDAPEVTDRQNCGNILAGVGPFAVERGLVPAGDDRTSVRIRMLNTGERAVATFPTPGGRVDHTGTAAISGVPGTAAPVVIEFPQGAGPLLPTGNVRDTIAGTEVTCVDNGMPVVLIPAAALRVTGYETPAELEQDTALAGRLREIRLAAGHLMGLGDVEGATVPKLTLLAPPRHGGAVTTRTFIPVRCHTSIGVLGAASVAAGLRVPGGVGEGIARLPGSGDRVRVEHPTGFLEVDVRVDPGSAVVRRTAVVRTARKIFDGTVFPRSAGTAPTPAQLPGGTRDSAAR, via the coding sequence GTGACCGGCGGCGAGGAGGTGCGCTGCACGCTGATGCGCGGCGGCACCTCCAAGGGGGCCTACTTCCTCGCCGGCGACCTGCCCGCCGACGCCGCGGCCCGGGACGCCCTGCTGCTGCGGATCATGGGCAGCCCCGACCCGCGACAGATCGACGGCCTGGGCGGCGGTCACCCGCTGACCAGCAAGGTCGCCGTGGTCTCCCGCTCGGCCGACCCGGACGCGGACGTCGACTACCTGTTCCTCCAGGTCGCCGTGGACGCGCCCGAGGTCACCGACCGACAGAACTGCGGCAACATCCTCGCCGGGGTGGGCCCGTTCGCCGTCGAGCGCGGGCTGGTGCCGGCCGGGGACGACCGGACCTCCGTACGCATCCGCATGCTCAACACCGGCGAACGCGCCGTCGCCACCTTCCCGACCCCGGGCGGACGCGTCGACCACACCGGTACCGCCGCAATTTCCGGGGTGCCGGGCACGGCCGCCCCGGTCGTCATCGAGTTCCCGCAGGGCGCCGGACCGCTGCTGCCCACCGGCAACGTCCGCGACACGATCGCCGGCACCGAGGTGACCTGCGTCGACAACGGGATGCCGGTCGTGCTGATCCCCGCCGCCGCGCTGCGGGTCACGGGGTACGAGACGCCCGCCGAGCTGGAACAGGACACGGCACTCGCCGGCCGGCTCCGGGAGATCCGGCTGGCGGCCGGACACCTGATGGGCCTCGGGGACGTCGAGGGCGCCACCGTACCCAAACTGACCCTGCTCGCCCCGCCCCGGCACGGCGGCGCCGTCACCACCCGCACCTTCATCCCGGTGCGCTGCCACACCTCCATCGGCGTCCTGGGCGCCGCGAGCGTGGCGGCCGGACTGCGCGTCCCGGGCGGTGTGGGGGAGGGGATCGCCCGGCTCCCCGGATCCGGCGACCGGGTGCGGGTCGAACACCCCACCGGCTTCCTGGAGGTCGACGTCCGCGTCGACCCCGGCTCCGCCGTGGTCCGCCGTACCGCCGTCGTGCGCACCGCGCGCAAGATCTTCGACGGCACCGTCTTCCCCCGGTCCGCCGGGACGGCGCCGACTCCCGCCCAACTCCCTGGAGGCACCCGTGACTCCGCCGCTCGGTGA
- a CDS encoding PIG-L deacetylase family protein, which produces MTHADAPAAVPRSTLVVTAHAGDFVWRAGGAIALAASRGEKVTIACLTFGERGESAKAWREGRKLDEIKAMRREEAERAAAALGAEVLFFDAGDYPLLATPELTDRLVGVYRATQPDVVLTHPAEDPYNGDHPAAHRMALEARVLAQAIGYPGQGEIIGAPPVFFFEPHQPEMSGFRPEVLLDITEVWETKREAMECLGAQRHLWDYYTDLAVRRGVQLKRNAGPNLGLPHTTMAEAFMRPYPQIAKELA; this is translated from the coding sequence ATGACGCATGCCGACGCGCCCGCCGCGGTGCCCCGATCGACGCTCGTCGTCACCGCGCACGCGGGTGACTTCGTGTGGCGGGCGGGCGGCGCCATCGCCCTGGCCGCCTCGCGCGGGGAGAAGGTCACCATCGCGTGCCTGACCTTCGGCGAGCGCGGCGAGTCCGCCAAGGCCTGGCGCGAGGGGAGGAAACTGGACGAGATCAAGGCGATGCGCCGGGAGGAGGCCGAGAGGGCCGCCGCGGCCCTCGGCGCCGAGGTCCTCTTCTTCGACGCCGGTGACTACCCGCTGCTCGCCACCCCCGAACTGACCGACCGGCTGGTCGGGGTCTACCGCGCCACCCAGCCCGACGTGGTACTCACCCACCCCGCCGAGGACCCGTACAACGGCGACCATCCGGCCGCCCACCGCATGGCCCTGGAGGCCCGCGTCCTCGCCCAGGCCATCGGCTACCCGGGCCAGGGAGAGATCATCGGAGCCCCGCCCGTCTTCTTCTTCGAGCCGCACCAGCCCGAGATGAGCGGTTTCCGGCCCGAAGTGCTCCTGGACATCACCGAGGTGTGGGAGACCAAGCGCGAGGCGATGGAGTGCCTCGGCGCCCAGCGGCACCTGTGGGACTACTACACCGACCTGGCCGTCCGCCGCGGCGTCCAGCTCAAGCGCAACGCGGGCCCGAACCTCGGCCTGCCGCACACGACCATGGCCGAGGCGTTCATGCGCCCGTACCCGCAGATCGCGAAGGAGCTCGCATGA
- a CDS encoding MFS transporter produces MSSSSALSARGSRLALLVVGLCWLAVLFDGLDMFIYGSVLPHMLEEKALGITSAQAGDLGSYATFGMLVGALTAGTVADRIGRKKLMVSCVTLFSLASGLCAVSGGVAVFGLGRTLAGIGLGGLLPTAISMVSDYAPRARAALTIGLLMTAHHAGGILSAYVALWIVEPLGWRAAFWVCVAPLLFVPVLARFLPESLSFLVARGRLEEARALASRYDAELPAGATGKPVAGARWANLLDLFRGGEWVQTLLYWLASFGGLLLVYGVATWLPTLMRGEGYELGSALTFVVLFNLGGIVGMLVAGRASDRFGAPRISAIWFALTAGGVFLLSVHMPLALTFVVVFLTGVFLNSAQTMIYATVSIGSAPAHRATAVGWTSGMGRFGAVFGPWLGGQLLAADRGDWGFTAFALAGTASMVFIGVAALRTARSAERDGLPRRPAVTG; encoded by the coding sequence ATGTCCTCCTCCTCCGCGCTGTCCGCCCGCGGCAGCAGACTGGCCCTGCTGGTCGTCGGCCTGTGCTGGCTCGCCGTCCTCTTCGACGGCCTGGACATGTTCATCTACGGCTCGGTCCTGCCCCACATGCTCGAGGAGAAGGCCCTCGGCATCACCTCGGCCCAGGCCGGCGACCTCGGCAGCTACGCCACCTTCGGCATGCTCGTCGGCGCGCTGACCGCGGGCACCGTCGCCGACCGCATCGGCCGCAAGAAGCTGATGGTCTCCTGCGTCACGCTGTTCTCGCTGGCCTCCGGCCTCTGCGCGGTCTCCGGCGGCGTCGCCGTCTTCGGCCTCGGCCGGACCCTGGCCGGCATCGGCCTCGGCGGCCTCCTGCCCACCGCGATCAGCATGGTCTCCGACTACGCCCCGCGCGCCCGCGCCGCCCTCACCATCGGCCTGCTGATGACCGCCCACCACGCCGGCGGCATCCTCTCCGCCTACGTGGCCCTGTGGATCGTCGAACCGCTCGGCTGGCGCGCCGCCTTCTGGGTCTGTGTGGCCCCCCTGCTCTTCGTCCCCGTGCTCGCCCGGTTCCTGCCCGAGTCGCTGAGCTTCCTCGTCGCCCGCGGACGCCTCGAGGAGGCCCGCGCGCTGGCCTCCCGCTACGACGCCGAGCTGCCCGCCGGCGCCACCGGCAAGCCCGTGGCCGGCGCCCGCTGGGCCAACCTGCTCGACCTGTTCCGCGGCGGCGAATGGGTCCAGACGCTGCTGTACTGGCTGGCCTCCTTCGGCGGCCTGCTCCTCGTCTACGGCGTCGCCACCTGGCTGCCCACCCTGATGCGCGGCGAGGGCTACGAGCTCGGCTCCGCGCTCACCTTCGTCGTGCTGTTCAACCTCGGCGGCATCGTCGGCATGCTGGTCGCCGGCCGGGCCTCCGACCGCTTCGGCGCCCCGCGCATCTCGGCGATCTGGTTCGCGCTGACCGCCGGCGGCGTGTTCCTGCTCAGCGTCCACATGCCGCTGGCCCTGACCTTCGTGGTCGTCTTCCTCACCGGGGTGTTCCTCAACAGCGCCCAGACGATGATCTACGCGACCGTGTCCATCGGCTCCGCCCCCGCGCACCGCGCCACGGCGGTCGGCTGGACCTCCGGCATGGGCCGCTTCGGCGCGGTCTTCGGGCCGTGGCTGGGCGGCCAGCTGCTCGCCGCGGACCGGGGCGACTGGGGCTTCACGGCCTTCGCCCTGGCGGGCACGGCGTCGATGGTCTTCATCGGCGTCGCCGCGCTGCGGACCGCGCGCTCGGCGGAGCGGGACGGCCTGCCGAGGCGGCCGGCCGTCACCGGCTGA
- a CDS encoding VOC family protein, producing MTPPLGDIAHVGHAQLFTPDLDASVAFFTDYLGLTVNGQDGDTVYLRTYDDYEHHSLVLTARDRPGLGRLALRASGEEALRRRVAALEAAGRPGRWAEDEPGLGKLYLTADPDGHEHALYWESEHYRAPDELKPALKNQPQARPNRGVGVRRLDHVNFLAADVLANAEFQEQLLGARPTEQIRLDSGRIAARWLTFTDKSYDVVYTEDWTGSSGRLHHIAFAADTREDILRAADLAIDTGVFIETGPHKHAIQQTFFLYVYEPGGNRIELCNPLTRLVLAPDWPLITWTEAERAKGQAWGLRTIESFHTHGTPPVA from the coding sequence GTGACTCCGCCGCTCGGTGACATCGCCCATGTCGGCCACGCCCAGCTGTTCACACCCGATCTGGACGCCAGCGTCGCCTTCTTCACCGACTACCTCGGACTGACCGTCAACGGCCAGGACGGCGACACCGTCTACCTGCGTACCTACGACGACTACGAACACCACAGCCTGGTGCTGACCGCCCGTGACCGGCCCGGACTCGGCCGGCTCGCGCTGCGCGCCTCCGGCGAGGAGGCGCTGCGGCGCAGGGTGGCGGCCCTGGAGGCGGCGGGACGCCCCGGGAGGTGGGCCGAGGACGAGCCCGGCCTCGGCAAGCTCTACCTCACCGCCGACCCCGACGGCCACGAGCACGCCCTGTACTGGGAGAGCGAGCACTACCGGGCCCCCGACGAGCTGAAGCCGGCGCTGAAGAACCAGCCGCAGGCCAGGCCCAACCGGGGCGTCGGCGTACGCCGCCTCGACCACGTCAACTTCCTCGCCGCCGACGTGCTCGCCAACGCCGAGTTCCAGGAACAGCTCCTGGGCGCCCGGCCCACCGAGCAGATCCGGCTCGACTCCGGGAGGATCGCGGCCCGTTGGCTGACCTTCACGGACAAGTCGTACGACGTCGTCTACACCGAGGACTGGACCGGCTCCTCCGGCCGGCTCCACCACATCGCCTTCGCGGCCGACACCCGTGAGGACATCCTGCGCGCCGCCGACCTCGCCATCGACACCGGCGTGTTCATCGAGACGGGCCCGCACAAGCACGCCATCCAGCAGACGTTCTTCCTCTACGTCTACGAGCCGGGGGGCAACCGCATCGAACTGTGCAATCCGCTCACCCGTCTGGTGCTGGCCCCCGACTGGCCGCTGATCACCTGGACCGAGGCGGAGCGCGCCAAGGGGCAGGCCTGGGGCCTGAGGACCATCGAGTCGTTCCACACCCACGGCACACCGCCGGTCGCCTGA